From the genome of Nitrosopumilus sp., one region includes:
- a CDS encoding DUF541 domain-containing protein encodes MKMSKSKTFAIGAALAAVMMISAGSLYLEDNMALAQRPSSDSDDGERLISVTGTAMTSIDPDLLVVTFGVETQEETAKMALDTNSKTMNEIISAIKSIKITEDEINTSRFNIHPVYEGYEDPLTKRWKQELVGYEVTNTITVETSKLDLAADIIDSAITSGANRVDNVSFTISPEKHEQIKDDLIEKAILNAKAKAENALEPLDYSITGVKAVSLSEFGMPSSPMPMFNMAYDEGFAMKSSGTSIFSSEQDVSTTANVIFTIGSN; translated from the coding sequence ATGAAAATGTCAAAATCAAAAACATTTGCAATTGGTGCAGCACTTGCAGCAGTAATGATGATTTCTGCAGGTTCTCTGTACTTGGAAGATAATATGGCGTTGGCCCAAAGGCCTTCATCTGATAGTGATGACGGTGAAAGACTGATTTCAGTTACTGGCACCGCAATGACTTCCATAGATCCTGACTTGCTTGTGGTGACCTTTGGAGTTGAAACCCAAGAAGAGACCGCAAAGATGGCACTTGATACTAATTCAAAGACAATGAATGAAATTATCAGTGCAATCAAATCAATAAAGATCACCGAGGATGAAATCAACACATCCAGATTCAACATTCATCCCGTCTATGAGGGATATGAGGATCCCCTGACTAAAAGATGGAAACAGGAACTTGTTGGGTACGAGGTGACAAACACCATAACAGTTGAGACTTCCAAATTGGATTTGGCAGCTGACATAATTGATAGTGCAATAACTTCGGGTGCAAACAGGGTAGATAACGTATCATTCACCATATCTCCTGAAAAGCACGAGCAGATCAAGGATGATCTAATCGAGAAGGCAATACTGAATGCAAAGGCCAAGGCCGAAAACGCATTAGAGCCGCTTGACTATTCGATCACTGGCGTAAAGGCAGTATCATTGTCTGAATTTGGAATGCCATCATCACCAATGCCCATGTTTAACATGGCATATGACGAGGGCTTTGCAATGAAATCATCAGGTACATCGATATTTTCCTCCGAACAGGATGTCAGTACGACTGCAAACGTGATATTCACCATAGGAAGCAACTAG
- the pdxT gene encoding pyridoxal 5'-phosphate synthase glutaminase subunit PdxT: MSSLTVGVLSIQGDVHENILSLNAAIDDLQIDAKAVEVKTPDEISSLDGLIIPGGESTTIGHLSLANDLLKVLKEKIENGMPTLGICAGMIMLSKTASDRVIGKTDQPLLEILDITLERNSFGRQKHSFEADVSLDSINISKFNGIFIRAPSVSNVGSDVEVLSTFNEKIVAVKKGNVIGTSFHPELTSDVSLHKYFVGLVQKQQSN, translated from the coding sequence ATGAGTAGTCTTACTGTCGGTGTCTTGTCCATACAGGGAGATGTCCATGAAAATATTCTGTCTTTGAATGCTGCAATTGATGATCTGCAAATTGATGCTAAGGCAGTTGAGGTAAAGACGCCTGATGAAATTTCTTCATTGGATGGGTTGATAATTCCTGGTGGTGAAAGTACTACAATCGGGCATCTCTCGTTGGCAAACGACTTATTGAAGGTTCTAAAGGAAAAAATTGAAAATGGGATGCCGACACTTGGAATTTGTGCTGGCATGATAATGCTGTCAAAGACCGCAAGTGATCGTGTTATTGGAAAGACTGACCAACCCCTCTTGGAAATACTTGACATCACACTGGAGAGAAACTCTTTTGGACGACAAAAGCATTCATTTGAGGCTGACGTGTCTTTGGATTCAATAAATATTTCAAAATTCAATGGTATCTTTATTCGGGCACCCTCTGTTTCTAATGTGGGCTCTGATGTTGAGGTACTATCAACGTTTAATGAAAAAATAGTTGCAGTAAAGAAGGGAAATGTTATCGGAACATCATTTCATCCAGAATTGACATCAGATGTTTCTTTGCACAAGTACTTTGTAGGTCTGGTACAAAAACAACAATCAAACTAG
- the pdxS gene encoding pyridoxal 5'-phosphate synthase lyase subunit PdxS — protein MISLSGERQNAKGIIADKINSIDTVRGTSTVKRGFAHMLKNGVVMDVTTVEQAQIAEEAGAVSVMVLDKLPSEVRKAGGVARPASIKIIEEIMDAVTIPVMAKCRIGHVSEALVLQETDVDMIDESEVLTPADEFRHIWKWDLPTPVVNGARSLAEALRRIEEGASMIRTKGEPGTGNVAEAIKHIKKVNDELRTVKAIYDSGDNQDLVRIAREFKVSYDIVEQTGKLGRLPVVNFAAGGIATPADAAYLMSLGCDGIFVGSGIFHSDDAKDRARAIVLATTFWNESDKVKEAQKMIDERQSMLGLDVNTLELRMQDRGGSA, from the coding sequence ATGATTTCGTTGTCTGGTGAACGACAAAACGCCAAGGGAATTATTGCTGATAAAATAAATTCAATTGATACTGTTCGCGGCACATCCACTGTCAAACGCGGCTTTGCTCACATGCTAAAAAACGGAGTTGTAATGGATGTCACAACCGTGGAGCAGGCCCAGATTGCAGAGGAAGCGGGTGCCGTATCTGTAATGGTGCTGGACAAGCTTCCGTCTGAGGTCAGAAAGGCTGGTGGTGTTGCACGACCTGCAAGCATCAAAATTATTGAGGAGATCATGGATGCCGTAACCATTCCGGTAATGGCCAAGTGCAGAATCGGACATGTCAGTGAGGCATTGGTGCTGCAGGAGACTGACGTTGACATGATTGACGAGTCTGAGGTACTGACACCTGCTGATGAGTTTCGTCACATTTGGAAATGGGATCTTCCTACTCCTGTCGTCAACGGTGCAAGATCTTTGGCTGAGGCCTTGAGAAGAATTGAGGAAGGCGCATCAATGATTCGAACCAAGGGAGAGCCTGGAACAGGCAACGTTGCAGAGGCCATCAAGCATATCAAAAAAGTCAATGATGAACTAAGAACAGTAAAGGCAATTTATGATTCTGGAGATAATCAAGACTTGGTTAGAATAGCAAGAGAATTCAAGGTATCTTATGACATTGTAGAGCAAACAGGAAAACTCGGAAGGTTGCCTGTAGTGAATTTTGCAGCAGGCGGAATTGCAACTCCTGCAGACGCTGCATATCTGATGTCTCTTGGATGTGATGGCATTTTTGTGGGTTCTGGAATATTTCATTCTGATGATGCAAAAGATAGGGCCAGGGCAATTGTTTTGGCCACTACCTTTTGGAACGAGTCTGACAAGGTCAAGGAGGCCCAAAAGATGATTGATGAAAGACAGTCCATGCTGGGACTTGACGTTAACACCTTGGAGTTACGCATGCAAGACAGGGGCGGTTCTGCATGA
- a CDS encoding redoxin domain-containing protein: protein MKSEIKTGLLFGVAIVAALGILGVVFSTLDEQTPSTFVSTDEQGITKIDKSGFKKAPELTGIADYLNITAEELENEIDGKVVLYDIWTYSCINCIRTLPFITAWDDKYADQGLLIIGVHSPEFEFEKDIENVKLAASKHGINYPVVLDNDKETWKAFENNYWPRKYIADHEGYIRYDHIGEGGYRETEKVIQDLLKERANAFGMQAAAAKNLVEIDEFEHSWLRSPELYFGYYFAQNRNQLGNDEGFRPNQDVTYSIPDSHQRHYFYVDGTWTNLKGSMKLVSDSGKILLPYSGKEVNIVTAGEAILRIHVDGMSIDPSIAGNDVQNHGVLHVEEPGLYNIVQTEASEDHTIEIFVDEPGFEIFTFTFG, encoded by the coding sequence TTGAAATCAGAGATTAAGACAGGATTGTTGTTTGGTGTTGCAATTGTTGCAGCACTTGGAATTTTGGGCGTGGTATTTTCCACTCTTGATGAACAGACACCCTCAACATTTGTGTCAACGGATGAACAGGGAATAACAAAGATCGACAAGTCAGGTTTCAAGAAAGCACCAGAATTGACAGGAATTGCGGATTATCTCAATATCACTGCAGAGGAATTAGAAAATGAAATTGATGGAAAAGTTGTACTCTATGACATTTGGACATATAGCTGCATCAACTGCATTAGGACGCTGCCATTCATCACAGCATGGGATGACAAGTATGCAGATCAGGGTCTACTAATCATCGGGGTCCATTCTCCAGAATTTGAGTTTGAAAAGGACATCGAGAACGTAAAGTTGGCAGCATCAAAACACGGAATAAATTATCCAGTGGTGCTAGACAATGACAAGGAGACCTGGAAGGCCTTTGAGAACAACTACTGGCCAAGAAAGTACATTGCAGACCATGAGGGATACATCAGATATGATCATATTGGCGAAGGCGGATATCGGGAAACTGAGAAAGTCATCCAGGATCTTCTGAAAGAAAGGGCCAATGCATTTGGAATGCAGGCTGCAGCAGCCAAAAATCTAGTTGAAATTGACGAGTTTGAACATTCATGGCTGAGGAGTCCTGAATTGTACTTTGGATATTATTTCGCACAAAACAGAAACCAATTGGGAAATGATGAAGGATTCAGGCCAAATCAGGACGTGACATATTCCATTCCAGATTCACATCAGCGTCATTACTTCTACGTTGATGGGACGTGGACAAACCTGAAGGGAAGCATGAAGCTTGTTTCGGATTCTGGCAAGATCCTTCTCCCATACAGTGGAAAGGAAGTGAACATTGTAACTGCAGGTGAGGCCATTTTAAGGATACATGTGGATGGAATGTCAATTGATCCGTCAATTGCAGGAAATGACGTTCAAAACCATGGCGTATTGCACGTGGAGGAGCCGGGATTGTACAACATTGTGCAGACTGAAGCATCCGAAGATCATACAATTGAGATATTTGTAGACGAACCGGGATTTGAGATATTTACATTCACGTTTGGATGA
- a CDS encoding DASS family sodium-coupled anion symporter, giving the protein MDGSLVGYRSHSILCYGTNSANCISAVKCGKHRQSDLIIWRQTGISTDGRFFDCKGHRKGKSSQTIRVKHTKAGGDKPKNIILGFIIVTGGMSAWITNTATVLLILPIAIAVVSQVGDSSKKGKFATCLILCVAYSASLGGLATLIGTPPNAIFGSLSESIGGVSISFFDWMLIGVPISVVSLFVLWIYMTTATRLDNKPILKNKDVVIQELKNLGNWTRNEKIVLVIFVATAIAWVTRGLLWKDLAPFVGDHVIAIVAVVVLLMLPSGKKRQRLLDVKTASKIPWGVLLLIGGGLALAGGFTATGLDMWIADKMMFLDGMDYIVIILVIVTITIFASELMSNTAVAALLLPIMAVLGTTTDIDPILLMAPVAFATSYGFMMPVGTPPNAIAIGSGHVSPKQMARFGLPFDLICIPLVTVMMVFLLPLVWAR; this is encoded by the coding sequence ATGGATGGCAGTTTGGTGGGCTACCGAAGCCATTCCATTTTATGCTACGGCACTAATTCCGCTAATTGTATTTCCGCTGTTAAATGTGGCAAGCATCGACAAAGTGATCTCATCATATGGAGACAAACTGGTATTTCTACTGATGGGAGGTTTTTTGATTGCAAAGGCCATAGAAAAGGTAAATCTTCACAAACGATTCGCGTTAAGCACACTAAAGCTGGTGGGGACAAGCCCAAAAACATCATCTTGGGGTTCATCATTGTAACTGGAGGTATGAGTGCATGGATAACAAACACTGCTACTGTTTTGCTTATTCTCCCTATTGCGATTGCAGTAGTGTCACAAGTTGGTGATTCCTCAAAAAAGGGAAAATTTGCGACATGCTTGATATTGTGCGTTGCGTATTCTGCAAGTCTGGGAGGGTTGGCAACTCTGATTGGCACGCCACCCAATGCAATTTTTGGTTCCTTGAGTGAGTCCATTGGAGGAGTCTCGATTAGCTTTTTTGATTGGATGCTGATAGGGGTTCCAATCAGTGTTGTCTCTCTTTTTGTATTGTGGATATACATGACAACTGCTACACGATTAGACAACAAGCCGATATTGAAAAACAAGGATGTGGTTATTCAAGAACTAAAAAATCTGGGAAACTGGACTAGAAATGAAAAGATCGTTCTTGTCATATTTGTAGCCACTGCAATTGCTTGGGTAACCAGAGGCTTGCTCTGGAAAGATCTTGCTCCCTTTGTGGGAGATCACGTTATTGCCATAGTTGCAGTAGTTGTATTGCTGATGTTGCCATCAGGAAAAAAGAGACAGCGACTGTTAGACGTGAAAACTGCAAGCAAGATCCCATGGGGCGTTTTGTTGTTGATAGGTGGAGGTCTGGCATTGGCAGGTGGGTTTACGGCAACTGGACTTGACATGTGGATTGCAGACAAGATGATGTTTTTGGACGGGATGGACTACATCGTAATAATTTTGGTCATAGTTACAATTACGATATTTGCAAGTGAGCTGATGAGCAACACTGCAGTTGCAGCATTGCTATTGCCTATAATGGCAGTACTTGGAACTACCACCGACATAGATCCGATTCTGTTGATGGCCCCTGTTGCCTTTGCAACAAGCTACGGGTTTATGATGCCCGTTGGGACTCCTCCAAATGCCATTGCAATCGGAAGCGGACATGTATCGCCAAAACAAATGGCTCGGTTTGGACTTCCATTTGATCTTATCTGCATTCCTCTTGTCACCGTCATGATGGTCTTTTTGCTACCTTTAGTCTGGGCCCGATGA